One window from the genome of Saccharicrinis carchari encodes:
- a CDS encoding TolC family protein — MLLLKPKYLSTKKDCIKWHSLFLLIFLWATDLGAQEIYDLERCVTTGLEQNFTVKVARNNAQMADNNVTIGNAGFLPTLSASGRLGGNVNSTVQNMNDDTKKETSGVHNTTGSAGINFSMPLFRGFNVQTSWQKLHELNRMGELNVQMSMENLVAQIVSEYYYYIQQLNYQNNMKYAVSLSRERVRIDEERYLLGSSSKLELLQSVVYLNADSSRLARQNEAILESEVRLKKLMALENIEENIQVADTSIAVNPNLLYAELLEMTLVRNTGLQMAKKNQLISELDYKIIASRSYPYLNLTSGYNYGYRGYGSGTLGDYGERSLKNQHNRTFDYGITLGMDIFDGFNRRREKANATIEIENKVHRYQEVEQDIKAELLTIYYAYENNLRLLQLEEQNLGVARENLEIAMERYRLGALSGLELREVQKSLLDAEERLISVKFQTKLAEISLLQMAGKIMDYV, encoded by the coding sequence ATGCTGTTATTAAAACCGAAATATCTGAGTACTAAAAAAGACTGCATAAAATGGCACTCCTTATTTTTGCTGATCTTTTTGTGGGCGACTGACCTGGGTGCACAGGAAATTTATGATTTAGAACGTTGCGTGACCACCGGACTGGAACAAAATTTTACCGTAAAAGTGGCTCGTAACAATGCACAAATGGCCGATAATAATGTTACCATTGGTAATGCAGGCTTTTTACCCACTTTATCGGCCAGCGGTCGCTTGGGTGGTAATGTGAACTCCACGGTTCAGAACATGAACGATGATACCAAAAAAGAGACCAGCGGCGTACACAACACCACAGGCTCTGCCGGTATCAACTTTAGTATGCCGCTGTTTAGGGGCTTTAATGTGCAAACCTCGTGGCAAAAATTGCATGAGCTGAACCGGATGGGAGAGCTAAATGTCCAAATGTCGATGGAAAATCTGGTGGCCCAAATTGTGTCGGAATATTATTATTATATCCAGCAGTTGAATTACCAAAACAACATGAAATATGCTGTTTCGCTTTCACGAGAAAGAGTGAGAATTGATGAGGAGCGTTATCTGTTGGGTTCATCATCAAAATTGGAATTATTGCAATCGGTAGTTTACCTTAATGCCGACAGCTCGCGCCTGGCAAGACAGAATGAAGCGATTCTGGAATCGGAGGTACGTCTGAAAAAACTGATGGCTCTGGAAAATATTGAGGAAAATATACAAGTGGCCGATACTTCTATTGCGGTAAACCCAAATTTGTTGTATGCCGAGCTGCTGGAAATGACCCTGGTACGAAATACCGGCCTTCAAATGGCAAAAAAAAATCAGCTTATCTCAGAGCTGGATTATAAAATAATAGCCTCGCGTTCCTATCCATACTTAAACCTTACTTCAGGATATAATTATGGATACCGAGGATACGGTTCGGGTACTTTGGGCGATTATGGGGAGCGTAGCCTGAAAAATCAACATAATCGTACATTTGATTATGGTATCACCTTAGGAATGGATATTTTCGACGGTTTTAACCGGCGCCGCGAAAAAGCCAATGCTACTATTGAAATAGAAAATAAGGTGCACCGCTATCAGGAGGTGGAGCAGGATATTAAAGCCGAGTTGCTGACCATTTATTATGCTTATGAAAATAACTTAAGACTGTTGCAATTAGAGGAACAAAATTTAGGTGTAGCGCGTGAAAACTTAGAAATAGCCATGGAGCGCTACCGCTTGGGAGCACTATCCGGCCTGGAACTGCGCGAGGTGCAAAAGAGCCTCCTCGATGCCGAAGAAAGACTCATATCGGTAAAATTTCAGACCAAACTGGCGGAGATATCCCTGCTGCAAATGGCGGGTAAAATTATGGATTATGTTTGA
- a CDS encoding efflux RND transporter permease subunit produces MSLSSISIQRPVLATVFSLVILLFGAIGITYLGVREFPSVDPPIISVSTSYPGANSDVIESQITEPLEQSINGIPGIRTLTSSSSQGRSRITVEFELSVDLETAANDVRDKVSQAQRYLPRDVDPPTVTKADADASPILMVAVRSPKRSLLELSEIAELTFKEQLQTVSGVSSVAIWGEKRYAMRIWLDPAKLAGYQMTPLDVRNALQRENVELPAGSIEGNTTELTIRTLGLMTTPEEFDNLILKQEGSQLIRVRDIGRAELGPEDLRGIMKMNGIPMVATVIIPQPGANHIEIVDDVYQRLAFIKKDLPDDVDFEIGFDNTDYIRASISEVETTIYVAFLLVVIIIFFFLRDWRTTIIPILVIPVSLVGTFFIMYLANFTINVLTLLAIVLSIGLVVDDAIVMMENIYVKIERGMSPRKAGLEGANEIFFAIIATTVTLVAVFFPIVFLEGMTGRLFREFSIVIAGAVAISSFVALTFTPMLSTKLLKTRQKHSQFYNWSEKYFVRLNNTYKGSLDRFLQRKFISLFILIGSGLLIFALWKAIPAEMAPLEDRSQFNVRITPPQGATYEFNFDYVEDVGALVKEEVPEASNIITLVRGSWAFVRTALVKPAERERSQQEIASRLTGELRKKTKARSNIVQRSTFGGRRARQPIQYVLQAPTIDKLRKILPAFMARVHDNPMFVMADVNLKFTKPELQIEINRDKANLLGVSTQNIGQTLQLALSGQRFGYFIMNGKQYEILGEIPREARNKPLDLKSLYVRNNKGDMMQLDNFVTLRETTAPPQLYRYNRFVAATVSSSLADGYTISEGIAEMDRIAKDVLDDSFRTALDGDSKDFMESSSSLMFAFLLAILLIFLVLSAQFESFKDPIIVMMTVPLALTGALIFMWYFNITMNIFSQIGIIMLIGLVSKNGILIVEFANQRKAAGLDKLEAIKFASAARFRPILMTSLSTILGILPLAMGLGEGAQSRIAMGTAVVGGLVIATFLTLYVIPGIYLLISSERKK; encoded by the coding sequence ATGAGTCTTTCATCAATAAGTATACAGCGCCCCGTTCTGGCTACCGTTTTCTCACTGGTTATCCTACTTTTTGGAGCTATTGGGATTACCTATTTAGGCGTGCGGGAGTTTCCCAGTGTCGATCCGCCCATCATATCGGTGAGCACCTCCTACCCCGGTGCCAATTCCGATGTTATTGAATCGCAGATTACCGAGCCACTAGAACAATCTATCAACGGCATACCGGGCATACGCACCCTTACCAGTAGCAGTAGTCAGGGACGAAGCCGCATTACGGTTGAGTTTGAGCTGAGTGTGGACCTGGAGACGGCCGCTAACGATGTGCGCGATAAGGTTTCGCAGGCACAACGCTATCTGCCGCGCGATGTGGATCCGCCCACCGTTACAAAGGCCGATGCCGATGCCAGTCCTATTCTGATGGTTGCTGTGCGAAGTCCCAAACGATCGCTACTGGAACTATCAGAGATTGCGGAACTAACTTTTAAGGAACAATTGCAAACCGTATCGGGTGTAAGCTCAGTGGCCATATGGGGCGAAAAACGTTATGCCATGCGTATATGGCTCGACCCGGCTAAGCTGGCAGGCTACCAAATGACGCCCCTGGACGTGCGCAACGCACTACAACGCGAAAACGTGGAACTTCCAGCCGGGAGTATCGAGGGCAACACCACCGAACTGACCATACGTACACTGGGTCTGATGACTACGCCCGAGGAGTTCGACAACCTGATACTTAAACAGGAGGGTAGTCAGCTCATCCGGGTACGCGACATAGGCCGTGCCGAACTGGGGCCCGAGGACTTACGTGGCATCATGAAAATGAACGGCATACCCATGGTGGCCACCGTAATTATACCTCAGCCCGGAGCCAATCACATCGAAATAGTAGATGATGTGTACCAACGGCTAGCTTTCATAAAAAAGGATTTGCCGGATGATGTAGATTTTGAAATAGGTTTTGACAATACGGATTATATCCGCGCATCCATCAGCGAAGTGGAAACCACTATTTACGTGGCTTTTTTGTTGGTGGTTATCATTATCTTTTTCTTTTTGCGCGATTGGCGCACTACAATTATCCCCATACTGGTAATCCCGGTTTCGCTGGTTGGTACTTTTTTTATCATGTACCTTGCTAATTTCACCATCAACGTGCTCACCTTACTGGCTATTGTACTTTCCATAGGTTTAGTTGTGGATGATGCTATTGTAATGATGGAAAATATATATGTAAAGATTGAGCGTGGTATGAGCCCCCGAAAAGCCGGACTGGAAGGCGCCAATGAAATATTTTTTGCTATCATCGCAACTACCGTTACCCTGGTGGCCGTTTTCTTTCCCATTGTATTTCTGGAGGGGATGACGGGACGGCTTTTTCGAGAGTTTAGCATTGTTATTGCCGGTGCGGTGGCCATCTCATCCTTTGTGGCGCTTACTTTTACGCCTATGCTTAGTACCAAGTTGCTTAAAACCAGGCAAAAGCACAGCCAGTTTTATAATTGGTCTGAAAAATATTTTGTTCGACTTAACAATACCTACAAAGGATCGTTGGATAGATTTCTGCAACGAAAATTTATCTCTCTTTTTATTTTGATAGGTTCAGGGCTGCTCATCTTTGCTTTATGGAAAGCCATTCCTGCTGAAATGGCGCCACTGGAAGACCGTTCGCAATTTAACGTGCGGATAACGCCGCCCCAGGGTGCTACCTACGAGTTTAACTTCGACTATGTGGAGGATGTGGGGGCTTTAGTAAAAGAGGAGGTACCCGAGGCTTCAAATATTATTACACTGGTTAGGGGTAGTTGGGCTTTTGTACGTACGGCCCTGGTTAAACCTGCGGAGCGTGAACGGTCGCAGCAGGAAATTGCGAGCCGATTGACCGGCGAGTTGCGCAAAAAAACCAAGGCCCGTTCCAATATTGTGCAACGTTCCACCTTTGGTGGAAGACGAGCGCGCCAGCCCATTCAATATGTTTTGCAGGCACCTACTATTGATAAATTGCGTAAAATATTACCGGCATTTATGGCCAGAGTGCACGATAATCCTATGTTTGTGATGGCCGATGTAAACCTAAAATTCACCAAGCCGGAGTTACAAATCGAAATAAATCGCGATAAAGCCAATCTTCTGGGTGTTTCCACACAAAATATTGGGCAAACACTGCAGTTGGCGCTTAGCGGGCAACGTTTCGGTTATTTTATTATGAATGGTAAGCAATACGAAATCCTGGGCGAAATACCCCGAGAGGCACGTAACAAACCTTTAGATTTAAAATCGCTGTACGTACGCAACAACAAGGGCGATATGATGCAATTGGATAATTTTGTTACTTTACGTGAAACTACCGCTCCACCTCAATTATACCGTTACAACCGTTTTGTGGCGGCCACCGTTTCATCCAGCTTGGCCGATGGCTATACCATAAGTGAGGGAATTGCCGAAATGGACAGGATAGCCAAAGATGTACTTGACGATTCGTTCCGTACTGCCCTCGATGGTGATTCAAAAGACTTTATGGAAAGTTCATCGAGCCTGATGTTTGCTTTCCTGCTGGCCATACTGCTTATCTTTTTGGTGCTCTCGGCACAGTTCGAGAGTTTTAAGGATCCTATTATCGTAATGATGACCGTTCCCCTGGCATTAACGGGAGCGCTAATATTTATGTGGTATTTTAATATTACTATGAATATATTTAGCCAGATAGGCATTATCATGTTGATTGGATTGGTAAGTAAAAACGGAATTTTGATTGTTGAATTTGCCAACCAGCGCAAAGCGGCCGGCTTGGACAAATTGGAGGCTATAAAATTTGCATCGGCGGCACGTTTTCGCCCTATTCTTATGACCAGCCTCTCTACCATTCTGGGTATTTTACCCCTTGCTATGGGATTGGGCGAGGGCGCTCAAAGCCGTATAGCTATGGGTACTGCTGTAGTTGGCGGACTGGTAATTGCTACTTTTTTAACCTTGTACGTTATCCCCGGTATTTACTTATTGATATCGAGCGAACGAAAAAAATAA
- a CDS encoding efflux RND transporter periplasmic adaptor subunit produces MAKKKSFKIGSTIILIVVMAGIILYPKLKPLFADQNKSGSPSRGPGMGGERQAIYASGYVIKPSDMSELLYSTGSLLPDEVVDLAFETSGKVVGIYFSEGRSVKKGALLAKINDKPLQAQLLKLQAQKKLVTEREFRQKQLLERDAISRESYDQVATELQTIEADIMLIEARIAETELRAPFDGTVGLRMISEGAYATTQTKIVRLVKTRPLKIEFSIPERYSGEVTPGFPLTFQVDGFPEPFEAKVYAIAPQVDINTRTIVVRAMYANKNEELKPGRFASVRARLSEIKNTASIPTQALIAEMSGEKVFIYKNGRAKEVKVGTGLRTESHIQIRTGLSFGDTLLTTAILQLREDVPVRLDTLIVNH; encoded by the coding sequence GTGGCAAAAAAAAAATCTTTTAAAATAGGCTCCACCATCATCCTTATTGTTGTGATGGCAGGTATTATACTTTATCCAAAACTAAAACCGCTTTTTGCAGATCAAAATAAATCCGGTTCACCATCAAGAGGGCCTGGAATGGGTGGAGAGAGGCAAGCTATTTATGCCAGTGGGTATGTAATTAAACCTTCCGATATGAGCGAGCTTTTATATAGCACCGGTTCTTTACTGCCCGACGAAGTAGTGGATTTGGCTTTTGAAACTTCGGGAAAAGTGGTGGGTATTTATTTTTCCGAGGGGCGCTCGGTAAAAAAGGGAGCTTTGCTGGCCAAAATTAACGACAAGCCATTGCAGGCACAGTTGTTAAAACTACAGGCACAAAAAAAATTGGTTACGGAACGTGAGTTTCGGCAAAAGCAGTTATTGGAGCGCGATGCGATCAGCCGCGAAAGTTATGACCAGGTGGCCACGGAGCTGCAGACTATCGAAGCCGACATTATGCTCATTGAGGCACGTATAGCCGAAACAGAACTACGTGCACCTTTTGATGGTACCGTAGGGCTGCGGATGATTTCGGAAGGAGCCTATGCCACCACCCAAACCAAAATTGTACGATTGGTGAAAACCCGGCCTTTGAAGATAGAGTTTTCCATTCCGGAACGCTACTCCGGAGAAGTAACACCCGGTTTTCCGCTCACATTTCAAGTAGATGGATTCCCTGAACCTTTTGAGGCAAAGGTATATGCCATTGCCCCACAGGTGGATATAAATACACGTACTATCGTGGTGAGGGCAATGTATGCCAATAAAAATGAGGAACTAAAGCCGGGGCGATTTGCCAGTGTAAGGGCGCGCCTGTCCGAAATAAAAAATACAGCATCCATACCCACACAGGCATTAATTGCCGAAATGTCGGGCGAAAAGGTGTTTATTTATAAAAACGGGAGAGCAAAGGAAGTGAAAGTAGGTACCGGCTTACGCACCGAATCGCACATACAAATACGTACAGGCCTTAGTTTTGGCGATACCCTGCTTACTACAGCCATACTGCAACTCAGGGAAGATGTGCCGGTGCGGCTTGACACTTTGATTGTCAATCATTAA
- a CDS encoding 5-bromo-4-chloroindolyl phosphate hydrolysis family protein has product MPPNQNKLKQKYDKGQISGILSILSFVLLFFFFKLPIFVSAIAGAGIFFTLYTLLGNKDLHTNKTKNNARESRKSKLIELARTKLEEIEAGALKLNKIEVQQKIRHICALGYKILDEIKQRPNSIKISRQFLNYYIDATGTIVSKYAALQNNKAYVPAAEISLNKAEKVLGTVESAFEKQLERLYNNDVMDLDVELNVLAKTIKSEGL; this is encoded by the coding sequence ATGCCTCCAAACCAAAACAAACTAAAACAGAAATATGACAAAGGACAAATATCAGGCATATTATCCATCCTGTCGTTTGTTTTGCTTTTCTTTTTTTTCAAGCTGCCCATCTTTGTTTCTGCCATTGCCGGTGCCGGTATCTTTTTTACACTTTACACTTTACTGGGGAATAAAGATTTGCATACCAACAAAACAAAAAACAATGCCAGGGAGTCGCGAAAATCTAAACTGATTGAATTGGCCAGAACAAAACTGGAAGAAATAGAAGCCGGCGCATTAAAACTGAATAAAATAGAGGTTCAGCAAAAAATAAGGCACATCTGTGCCCTTGGCTACAAAATATTGGACGAAATTAAACAGCGGCCCAACTCCATTAAAATATCCAGGCAATTTTTAAACTATTACATCGATGCAACCGGCACCATCGTTTCAAAATATGCGGCGCTGCAGAACAACAAAGCCTACGTGCCCGCCGCAGAAATATCGCTGAACAAAGCCGAAAAAGTGCTGGGCACAGTGGAGTCGGCCTTTGAAAAACAACTCGAAAGACTGTACAACAACGATGTGATGGATCTGGACGTTGAACTAAATGTATTGGCAAAAACTATAAAATCGGAGGGATTATAA
- a CDS encoding toxic anion resistance protein — protein MDAPNNTQNNVPQLIDINKLTPQAKEQAQQLAVNVDIKDSQSILQYGVQAQSNISAFSDTILTQVKTKDAGYIGDSLMNLGQSVRELKIDKIGGGGFFSRVPLLGNFVNSVKRFINRYEKVSTQIERIVDELDKARMQLIKDITMLDTLYQKNHEYLADLDLYIAAGQLKLNRVYAEELPEIEKTVAATADPADAQKLHDYKQMVHRFEKKLHDLKLSRTISIQTAPQIRLIQNNDQLLVEKIQSSILNTIPLWKNQVVIAISIFRQNKALALQKEITKTTNELLTKNSEMLKAGSIETAKENERGIVEIETLKKVNNDLITTIEETLAIQKEGKVKRAEAEVELVKLENELKTKLNAVKNA, from the coding sequence ATGGACGCACCAAATAACACTCAAAACAATGTACCGCAGCTTATCGACATAAATAAGCTAACGCCACAGGCAAAAGAACAGGCGCAGCAACTTGCCGTAAATGTCGATATTAAGGATTCGCAATCAATACTTCAATATGGCGTGCAAGCGCAAAGTAATATATCTGCATTTTCCGACACCATTCTCACGCAGGTAAAAACCAAGGATGCCGGATACATCGGCGATAGCCTGATGAATTTAGGTCAAAGTGTGCGCGAATTAAAGATAGATAAAATTGGCGGGGGCGGCTTTTTTTCCCGGGTGCCATTGTTGGGTAATTTTGTAAACTCGGTCAAGCGATTTATCAACCGCTACGAAAAAGTGAGCACCCAAATTGAACGCATTGTCGATGAGCTTGATAAAGCCAGGATGCAGCTGATAAAAGACATTACCATGCTCGATACCCTATACCAAAAGAACCATGAGTACCTGGCTGACCTGGATTTGTATATTGCGGCAGGCCAGCTGAAACTGAACCGCGTTTATGCCGAAGAACTCCCTGAAATAGAAAAGACAGTAGCGGCCACAGCCGATCCGGCAGACGCCCAAAAACTACACGATTACAAACAGATGGTTCACCGCTTCGAGAAAAAACTGCACGACCTGAAACTGAGCCGCACCATCTCTATTCAAACAGCCCCACAAATACGGCTGATACAGAACAACGACCAACTACTGGTTGAAAAAATACAGAGCAGCATACTCAACACCATTCCCTTGTGGAAAAACCAGGTGGTAATCGCCATCAGTATTTTTAGGCAGAACAAAGCACTGGCGCTGCAAAAGGAGATTACAAAGACCACCAACGAGCTGCTCACAAAAAATTCGGAGATGCTCAAAGCCGGATCCATTGAAACGGCCAAAGAAAACGAACGGGGCATTGTTGAAATAGAGACCTTGAAAAAGGTGAACAACGACCTTATAACCACCATTGAAGAAACACTGGCCATACAAAAAGAAGGCAAGGTAAAACGCGCCGAGGCAGAAGTTGAGCTGGTTAAGCTGGAAAATGAACTAAAAACCAAACTCAACGCAGTTAAAAACGCTTAA